Within uncultured Methanoregula sp., the genomic segment CACGTTCTGCGTCCGCTCTGCAAGAGAGAGGCTGATCTGCGGGTGGGAGACGGTTATATCGGAGGGGACTGAATCTTCAGCAGTCTCAAGGGCTTCCGACATGGGGATCTGGGGCGTTGTTGAGGCCGACAGGATGCGGTTGACACCCCAGTAGTCGATGACCTTGCCATCGTTTGCATTGACCGAGACATGGACAATGTTTGGCAGGGTGACTTCCTTTACCGATCCGTACCACCAGCTCTCAGAGCCGTAATACTCCCGCCACATGAACGAGTACTCGCTGCCCGACGTGGAGTTGATAAGCTTGTCTTCGATAAGAAGCCAGTTCTTCCCGTTGAACCCGTCATACTTTGCAGTCGCATAGGTCCGGGCTGCTTCGTATGCCTTGTCCCGGGTCAGGTTGATCATCTTGGAATTCTTGTAATGGGATCCGAAATGCGCAAACTCCACATCGCCCGACTGCTGGTTCACCCAGAAACGGTCGGCATCGGAATAAAACGTAAAGTAATTCCCGATCGGGAGCCCTTCAACATCATCGGGTTCGAGTTCCAGGGTATAGTCCCCGACGAAATCCTTGATGAAGAGCATTGCCCGTTCCTCGCTGATATGGTAGTTGTCATGCGCTGAGGCAACACCGGCTACTGATCCGGCAGGAGTCATGGTGATCTCCTTTGCCATTGCTGCCGGAATGCATGCGATCATGCAGATCAGGAGCAGCGGGAGAATTTTCCATCGTATTGTTGTCATCTGATTTCCTCCAAAATATCTGGCAGACTTCTTAGAAGCCGATCCAGTCCTCCGGCCAGTAATAGCCCTCCCAGTAGCTGTGCGGTTCACCGTTCTCGGCATTGACAAAGGTAATCACAT encodes:
- a CDS encoding PepSY domain-containing protein, which encodes MTTIRWKILPLLLICMIACIPAAMAKEITMTPAGSVAGVASAHDNYHISEERAMLFIKDFVGDYTLELEPDDVEGLPIGNYFTFYSDADRFWVNQQSGDVEFAHFGSHYKNSKMINLTRDKAYEAARTYATAKYDGFNGKNWLLIEDKLINSTSGSEYSFMWREYYGSESWWYGSVKEVTLPNIVHVSVNANDGKVIDYWGVNRILSASTTPQIPMSEALETAEDSVPSDITVSHPQISLSLAERTQNVETLVWIVTFDGTKGASEKIPITVYVNANNGRIIKDTLWAESWLE